A window from Mycobacterium saskatchewanense encodes these proteins:
- a CDS encoding 3-isopropylmalate dehydratase large subunit — translation MGMTIIEKIFARKAGLGSVSPGDTVVVDVDMTVLIDLQFATMWLPPNRIHDPNKLAVVMDHAVPAPTIKDAAGGPRARKFVADFGIERFYDVGRHGICHQVIAENGLARPGEVLACTDSHTCAAGAYNTAARGLGPAEVYSIMCTGSTWFQVAPTIRYEFHGAKPNTVSGKDVFLHIANEYGDAANRSLEFGGPGLAGIPMHDRRTIATQVAEISADFGTFEPDDVLASFLAERGVTGYAAAAPDSDATYQEVRSVDLTGLEPYVARPGTVSRNALPVSRLDRQKVDQAFIGSCANGQLEDLRIAADVVRGRAVAPGVRLLVTPASQAVYREAMRLGYLQDLADAGALITNSTCGACFGYHMGVVGPGEVCITSSTRNFTGRMGSTEAQIFMASPATVAASAVTGYITDPRSVTA, via the coding sequence ATGGGCATGACCATCATCGAGAAGATCTTCGCCCGCAAGGCCGGCCTGGGCTCCGTCTCGCCGGGCGACACCGTGGTGGTCGACGTCGACATGACCGTGTTGATCGACCTGCAGTTCGCCACGATGTGGTTGCCGCCCAACCGGATCCACGATCCGAACAAGCTGGCAGTGGTGATGGACCACGCCGTACCGGCGCCCACCATCAAAGACGCGGCCGGCGGCCCGCGGGCCCGCAAGTTCGTCGCCGACTTCGGCATCGAGCGCTTCTACGATGTCGGCCGCCACGGCATCTGCCACCAGGTGATCGCCGAGAACGGACTGGCGCGCCCAGGAGAGGTGTTGGCCTGCACCGACTCCCACACCTGCGCCGCCGGCGCCTACAACACCGCGGCGCGCGGCCTGGGACCGGCGGAGGTGTACTCGATCATGTGCACCGGCAGCACCTGGTTCCAGGTGGCGCCGACCATTCGCTACGAATTTCACGGCGCCAAGCCGAACACGGTGAGCGGCAAGGACGTCTTCCTGCACATCGCCAACGAATACGGCGACGCCGCCAACCGCAGCCTGGAATTCGGCGGCCCCGGGCTGGCCGGCATCCCGATGCACGATCGGCGCACCATCGCGACCCAGGTCGCCGAGATCTCCGCCGACTTCGGCACCTTCGAGCCCGACGACGTGCTGGCGTCGTTCCTCGCCGAGCGAGGTGTCACCGGGTACGCAGCCGCCGCACCGGATTCCGACGCCACCTATCAGGAGGTCCGGAGCGTCGACCTGACGGGCCTGGAGCCCTACGTCGCGCGGCCGGGCACAGTCAGCCGCAACGCACTGCCCGTCTCACGGCTGGACAGGCAGAAAGTGGACCAGGCCTTCATCGGGTCGTGCGCGAACGGTCAGCTCGAGGATCTGCGGATCGCCGCGGACGTGGTGCGCGGCAGGGCCGTTGCCCCCGGCGTGCGGCTGCTCGTCACGCCCGCCTCGCAGGCGGTGTACCGGGAGGCCATGCGACTGGGGTACCTACAGGACCTCGCCGACGCCGGTGCCCTCATCACCAACTCCACCTGCGGCGCGTGCTTCGGCTACCACATGGGCGTCGTCGGCCCCGGTGAGGTGTGCATCACCTCGAGCACCCGGAACTTCACCGGGCGCATGGGCAGCACCGAGGCGCAGATCTTCATGGCCTCACCCGCGACGGTGGCCGCGTCGGCGGTCACCGGCTACATCACCGACCCGAGGAGTGTGACGGCGTGA
- a CDS encoding LeuD/DmdB family oxidoreductase small subunit: protein MTVSFSGKVWVFGDSLNTDAMYPAFAMKMEPAEAAKHVFYEVRPGWTDEVSRGDVVVAGKNFGLGSSRPVAALFVELGVAGLVAEEFNSLFFRNAVNSGLPAMTVPNATNVFREGDTGTFDLTAGTWRNDTTGASGKVAKLPDLILEIIASGGVLPRLVQQGYLAEELGDLLRSPAVAIRGAGSGA, encoded by the coding sequence GTGACAGTGTCGTTCAGCGGAAAGGTATGGGTCTTCGGCGACAGCCTGAACACCGACGCCATGTACCCGGCTTTCGCGATGAAGATGGAGCCCGCCGAGGCCGCCAAGCACGTCTTCTACGAGGTGCGGCCCGGCTGGACCGACGAGGTCTCGCGGGGTGACGTCGTGGTCGCGGGCAAGAACTTCGGGCTCGGGTCGTCGCGGCCGGTCGCCGCGCTGTTCGTCGAGCTCGGCGTCGCCGGTTTGGTCGCCGAGGAATTCAACTCGCTGTTCTTCCGCAACGCCGTGAACTCCGGATTGCCGGCGATGACGGTTCCCAACGCCACCAACGTCTTTCGCGAAGGAGATACCGGGACGTTCGACCTCACCGCCGGCACCTGGAGGAACGACACCACCGGGGCATCCGGCAAGGTGGCGAAGCTGCCCGACCTCATCCTCGAGATCATCGCAAGCGGCGGCGTGCTGCCGCGGCTGGTGCAACAGGGCTACCTGGCCGAGGAGTTGGGCGACCTGCTCCGGTCGCCGGCCGTCGCGATCCGCGGCGCCGGGAGCGGCGCATGA
- a CDS encoding YbhB/YbcL family Raf kinase inhibitor-like protein gives MTALLGRALRGIRAGAHRSPLSAGGFDAPDSITVSSAAFIDGGPLPRSAAGKGAGDNVSPPLRWDGLPPGTRQVLLVIDDVDVPLPRPLMHTVALIEPTLDDVAAGALRPGSAGMRFVRADLGHRGYAGPRPIPGHGPHRYRFHVFAVDRPIPDTPVNAKALLAAVSGHVLARGVLTGTYER, from the coding sequence ATGACGGCCCTGCTCGGCAGGGCGCTGCGGGGGATTCGTGCGGGAGCGCATCGGAGCCCGTTGAGCGCCGGTGGGTTCGACGCGCCGGACTCGATTACGGTGAGCAGCGCCGCGTTTATCGACGGCGGCCCCCTGCCACGGTCCGCCGCGGGAAAGGGCGCCGGGGACAACGTTTCCCCGCCGTTGCGTTGGGACGGGCTACCGCCCGGCACTCGCCAGGTGCTGCTCGTCATCGACGACGTCGACGTCCCACTGCCCCGCCCGCTAATGCATACCGTGGCGCTGATCGAGCCGACGCTCGACGACGTCGCGGCGGGCGCGCTACGACCGGGCAGCGCCGGTATGCGCTTCGTCCGCGCCGACCTCGGTCATCGCGGCTATGCCGGCCCGCGCCCCATCCCCGGCCACGGGCCGCACCGCTACCGGTTCCACGTGTTCGCCGTCGACCGGCCGATCCCAGACACCCCGGTTAACGCGAAGGCGCTGTTGGCCGCGGTGAGCGGACACGTGCTGGCGCGTGGGGTGCTGACCGGGACTTACGAGCGGTGA
- a CDS encoding VOC family protein translates to MDLVSLRIITDDLERLVGFYEQLTGVAGTRYTPVFAELVFPSFTLAIGHTDTTQLFGADSARPAANRSAIIEFRVDNVDNEYERLRPIVSEWVQEPTTMPWGNRSILFRDPDGNLVNLFTPVTQDAIKKFDG, encoded by the coding sequence ATGGATCTTGTTTCGTTGCGCATCATCACTGACGACTTGGAGCGGCTGGTCGGATTCTACGAACAGCTCACCGGCGTCGCGGGGACTCGCTACACGCCGGTGTTCGCCGAACTCGTGTTCCCGTCGTTCACGCTGGCGATCGGCCACACGGACACCACCCAGCTGTTCGGAGCCGATTCTGCGCGCCCTGCCGCGAACCGCAGTGCCATCATCGAATTCAGGGTCGACAACGTCGACAACGAATACGAGCGATTGCGTCCGATCGTGAGCGAGTGGGTGCAGGAGCCCACGACCATGCCGTGGGGCAATCGCTCCATCCTGTTCCGCGATCCCGATGGCAACCTCGTCAATCTGTTCACCCCGGTGACCCAGGACGCCATCAAGAAGTTCGACGGCTGA
- a CDS encoding NAD(+) synthase, producing the protein MSSRRDFYNAYSQGFVRVAACTQHSAIGDPAANAESVLRMARECHDDAVAVAVFPELTLSGYSIEDILLQEVLLDDVERALADVVAGAADLLPVLVIGAPLRHRHRIYNTAVVIHRGSVLGVAPKSYLPTYREFYERRQLAPGDDERGTIRIAGPSGPVEAPFGPDLLFAAADLPGLVLHVEICEDMFVPIPPSAEAALAGATVLANLSGSPITIGRAEDRCLLARSASARCLAAYVYAAAGEGESTTDLAWDGQTMIYENGVMLAQSERFPKGERRSVADVDTDLIRSERLRMGTFDDNRRHHRSPESFRRIEFRLDPPAGDIGLLRDVERFPFVPANAERLEQDCYEAYNIQVSGLEQRLRALNFPKIVIGISGGLDSTHALIVAARAMDREERPRSDILAFTLPGFATGDRTKRNAIELCRALGVTFAEIDITETAKLMFKEIGHPFARGEKVYDVTFENVQAGLRTDYLFRLANQRGGIVLGTGDLSEIGLGWSTYGVGDQMSHYNVNGGIPKTLIQHLIRWVISSGQFSSDVTDVLKSVLDTEISPELVPSGEEEELQSSEDKVGPYALQDFSLFHVLRFGFRPSKIAFLAWHAWSDPEQGDWPPGFPEDKRPSYSLKEIRHWLGVFAQRFYSFSQFKRSALPNGPKVSHGGALSPRGDWRAPSDMSARIWLDEIEREIPES; encoded by the coding sequence ATGAGTTCTCGCAGGGACTTTTACAACGCTTACAGCCAGGGCTTCGTTCGGGTCGCCGCGTGCACCCAGCACTCCGCGATCGGCGATCCGGCGGCCAACGCAGAGTCGGTGCTCCGGATGGCGCGGGAGTGCCACGACGACGCCGTCGCCGTGGCCGTCTTCCCCGAGTTGACGCTGTCCGGGTACTCCATCGAGGACATCCTGCTGCAGGAGGTGCTGCTCGACGACGTGGAGCGCGCCCTCGCGGACGTCGTCGCGGGCGCGGCGGATCTTCTCCCGGTGCTGGTCATCGGGGCGCCGCTGCGTCACCGGCACCGGATCTACAACACCGCCGTGGTCATCCACCGCGGCTCGGTGCTGGGCGTTGCGCCCAAGTCCTACCTGCCCACCTACCGGGAGTTCTACGAGCGCCGCCAGCTCGCGCCCGGCGACGACGAGCGCGGCACCATTCGCATCGCGGGCCCGTCGGGCCCCGTCGAGGCCCCGTTCGGTCCCGACCTGCTGTTCGCCGCCGCCGACCTGCCGGGTCTGGTGTTGCACGTGGAGATCTGCGAGGACATGTTCGTGCCCATTCCGCCCAGCGCCGAGGCGGCGCTGGCGGGCGCGACCGTGCTGGCCAATCTGTCCGGCAGTCCCATCACCATCGGGCGCGCCGAGGACCGTTGCCTGCTGGCCCGCTCGGCGTCGGCGCGCTGCCTGGCGGCCTACGTCTACGCCGCGGCGGGGGAGGGCGAGTCCACCACCGACCTGGCGTGGGATGGCCAGACCATGATCTACGAAAACGGCGTCATGCTTGCCCAATCCGAGCGCTTCCCCAAGGGTGAGCGGCGCAGCGTCGCCGATGTGGACACCGACCTCATCCGGTCGGAACGGCTGCGGATGGGCACCTTCGACGACAACCGCCGCCATCACCGGAGTCCGGAGTCGTTCCGGCGCATCGAGTTCCGGCTCGACCCCCCGGCGGGCGACATCGGGCTGTTGCGGGATGTCGAGCGCTTCCCATTCGTCCCGGCGAATGCCGAACGCCTGGAACAGGATTGCTACGAGGCCTACAACATCCAGGTGTCCGGGCTCGAACAACGGCTGCGCGCGTTGAACTTCCCGAAGATCGTCATCGGGATCTCCGGCGGACTCGACTCGACGCACGCCCTGATCGTCGCGGCGCGGGCGATGGACCGCGAGGAGCGGCCGCGCAGCGACATCCTGGCCTTCACGCTGCCCGGGTTCGCGACGGGGGATCGCACCAAGCGCAACGCGATCGAGCTCTGCCGCGCGCTCGGTGTCACCTTTGCCGAGATCGACATCACCGAGACCGCGAAGTTGATGTTCAAGGAGATCGGCCACCCCTTCGCCCGCGGCGAGAAGGTCTACGACGTCACCTTCGAGAACGTCCAGGCCGGCCTGCGCACCGACTACCTCTTCCGGCTGGCCAACCAGCGCGGCGGCATCGTGCTCGGCACGGGTGACCTCTCCGAGATCGGGCTTGGTTGGTCGACATACGGGGTGGGCGATCAAATGTCGCACTACAACGTCAACGGCGGCATCCCGAAGACGCTCATCCAGCACCTGATCCGCTGGGTCATCTCGTCCGGCCAGTTCTCCTCCGACGTCACCGACGTGCTGAAGTCGGTGCTCGACACGGAGATCTCGCCGGAACTCGTGCCCAGCGGCGAAGAGGAGGAGTTGCAGAGCAGCGAGGACAAGGTCGGACCTTATGCCCTGCAGGACTTCTCGCTGTTCCACGTGCTGCGCTTCGGGTTCCGGCCTTCGAAGATCGCGTTTTTGGCCTGGCACGCATGGAGCGATCCCGAACAGGGCGACTGGCCGCCCGGATTCCCCGAGGACAAGCGACCTTCATACTCTCTGAAGGAGATTCGGCACTGGCTGGGCGTGTTCGCCCAGCGGTTCTATTCCTTCAGCCAGTTCAAGCGCTCGGCCCTGCCCAACGGCCCCAAGGTGTCGCACGGCGGGGCGCTCTCCCCGCGTGGGGACTGGCGCGCCCCGTCGGACATGTCCGCGCGCATCTGGCTCGATGAGATCGAGCGCGAGATTCCCGAGAGCTAG
- a CDS encoding cysteine hydrolase family protein, which translates to MSDTAVLVVDMMNTYQHPDAEELIPNVGKIVDPLADLVRRARESDDVDLVYVNDNYGDFSAEFSDIVRSALDGARPDLVKPIVPQEGSRVLTKVRHSAFYATALAYLLNRLETKQLILTGQVTEQCILYTALDAYVRHFPVVVPTDAVAHIDADLGKAALRMMESNMSAELTCVADCLR; encoded by the coding sequence ATGAGTGACACTGCTGTCCTGGTGGTCGACATGATGAACACATATCAGCATCCCGACGCTGAAGAACTGATACCCAATGTCGGGAAGATCGTCGACCCCCTGGCCGATTTGGTCCGCCGGGCGCGCGAATCCGACGACGTCGACCTCGTGTACGTCAACGACAACTACGGCGACTTCAGCGCCGAGTTCTCCGACATCGTCCGCTCCGCGCTCGACGGCGCGCGGCCCGACCTGGTCAAGCCGATCGTGCCGCAAGAGGGCAGCCGCGTGCTGACGAAGGTGCGCCACAGCGCGTTCTACGCGACGGCGCTGGCGTACCTGCTCAACCGTCTCGAGACGAAGCAGCTGATCCTCACCGGCCAGGTCACCGAGCAGTGCATCCTCTACACCGCGCTGGACGCCTACGTACGCCACTTCCCCGTGGTGGTCCCCACCGACGCCGTCGCCCACATCGACGCCGACCTGGGCAAGGCGGCACTGAGGATGATGGAGTCGAACATGTCCGCCGAGCTCACCTGCGTGGCGGACTGCCTCCGCTGA
- a CDS encoding SIR2 family NAD-dependent protein deacylase has translation MLAGRRVAVLTGAGLSTDSGIPDYRGPDSPPSNPMTIRQFTADPVFRQRYWARNHVGWRHMDDTLPNAGHRALASLERAGAVTGVITQNVDLLHTKAGSHNVVDLHGTYARVVCLECGATMSRAALAERLEALNPGFIERAGQRAAGGLAVAPDADAVVADTTSFRYLDCPRCGGMLKPDIVYFGESVRKEVVAQAYSLVDEADGLLVAGSSLTVFSGYRFVRHAAATGKPIGIINRGPTRGDDLATVRVDGGCSELLTLLADELTLPLIAQREPLS, from the coding sequence ATGCTGGCGGGTCGACGGGTGGCGGTGCTCACCGGCGCTGGGCTGTCCACCGACTCCGGCATCCCGGACTATCGCGGGCCGGACTCGCCGCCGAGCAATCCGATGACCATCCGCCAGTTCACCGCGGATCCGGTGTTCCGGCAGCGGTACTGGGCGCGCAACCACGTCGGGTGGCGGCACATGGATGACACGCTGCCCAACGCCGGTCACCGGGCGCTGGCTTCACTCGAGCGGGCCGGGGCGGTCACCGGTGTCATCACCCAGAACGTCGACCTGCTGCACACCAAGGCCGGCAGCCACAACGTCGTCGACCTGCACGGCACCTACGCGCGGGTCGTCTGCCTGGAGTGCGGTGCCACCATGAGCCGGGCGGCGCTGGCCGAGCGGCTCGAGGCCCTCAACCCGGGGTTCATCGAGCGAGCCGGCCAGCGAGCCGCCGGGGGCCTGGCGGTGGCGCCCGACGCCGACGCCGTGGTCGCCGACACGACATCGTTCCGCTACCTGGACTGCCCGCGCTGTGGCGGCATGCTCAAACCCGACATTGTGTACTTCGGCGAAAGCGTGCGCAAAGAGGTTGTCGCCCAGGCCTATTCATTGGTCGACGAGGCCGACGGGCTGTTGGTCGCCGGCTCGTCGCTGACGGTGTTCTCCGGCTACCGGTTCGTGCGCCACGCCGCCGCCACCGGCAAGCCGATCGGCATCATCAACCGCGGGCCGACCCGCGGTGACGACCTGGCCACCGTCAGGGTCGACGGTGGGTGCTCGGAGCTGCTGACGTTGCTTGCGGACGAGTTGACGCTGCCGCTTATCGCACAGCGAGAACCATTGTCTTAG
- a CDS encoding cytochrome P450, with protein MTVMAGMSGSNRAYDAIDLSSRAFWSQAAAERERSFAVLRAERPVSWHPPVEDALMHDPDDRGYWAVTRRSDVVAVSRNNDVFLSGRGVMFENVPVELLEASQSFLAMDPPRHTKLRKLVSAAFTPRQVRRIEDSIKANALTIVEELRAAGSGADFVQHCAKELPLRTLSDMVGIPDSERQQVARAADALVSWADPVYLDGRNPLEVLVESQMYLHQVAGALAAERRKRPGDDLFSALVTAEVDGDRLTDADVAAFFVLLAVAGNDTTRQTASHALKALTDFPGQRAWLLAAFEDRIGMAVEELIRWATPVMTFRRTAASDFELGEQTIRAGEKVVMFYSSANWDTAVFEHPERLDLGRDPNPHVGFGGGGVHFCLGAHVARAQLRAIFGELLRQLPDIQAGEPAYVPGNFIHAIRSMPCTF; from the coding sequence ATGACGGTGATGGCGGGAATGTCGGGCAGCAACCGCGCCTACGACGCGATCGATCTGTCCTCGCGCGCGTTCTGGTCGCAGGCAGCGGCGGAGCGGGAACGCTCGTTCGCGGTGCTGCGGGCGGAGCGCCCGGTGAGCTGGCACCCACCGGTCGAGGACGCGCTGATGCACGACCCCGACGACCGGGGCTACTGGGCGGTCACCCGGCGTTCGGATGTCGTCGCCGTCAGCCGCAACAACGATGTGTTCCTGTCCGGGCGGGGCGTGATGTTCGAGAACGTTCCGGTGGAACTCCTCGAGGCGTCGCAATCCTTCCTGGCGATGGACCCGCCCCGGCACACCAAGCTGCGCAAGCTGGTCAGCGCCGCCTTCACCCCGCGCCAGGTCCGCCGGATCGAGGACTCGATCAAGGCGAACGCGTTGACCATCGTCGAGGAGCTGCGGGCCGCCGGCAGCGGTGCCGACTTCGTCCAGCACTGCGCCAAGGAACTGCCCCTGCGCACGCTGTCGGACATGGTGGGCATCCCGGACTCCGAGCGCCAGCAGGTCGCACGCGCCGCCGACGCGTTGGTGTCCTGGGCCGACCCGGTCTATCTCGACGGCCGAAACCCGCTGGAGGTGCTGGTGGAGAGTCAGATGTACCTGCACCAGGTCGCCGGCGCGCTGGCCGCGGAGCGGCGCAAGCGCCCGGGCGACGACCTCTTCAGCGCGCTGGTCACGGCCGAGGTCGACGGCGACCGGCTCACCGACGCCGACGTGGCGGCCTTCTTCGTGCTGCTCGCCGTGGCCGGCAACGACACCACCCGCCAGACCGCCAGCCACGCGCTCAAAGCGCTCACCGACTTCCCCGGTCAGCGGGCGTGGCTGCTGGCGGCCTTCGAGGATCGCATCGGCATGGCGGTCGAGGAGCTCATCCGCTGGGCCACGCCGGTCATGACCTTCCGCCGCACGGCCGCAAGCGATTTCGAGCTCGGCGAGCAGACCATCCGGGCGGGGGAGAAGGTGGTGATGTTCTACTCGTCCGCCAACTGGGACACCGCGGTGTTCGAACACCCGGAGCGCCTCGATCTCGGCCGGGACCCCAACCCGCACGTCGGCTTCGGTGGCGGCGGGGTGCACTTCTGCCTCGGCGCGCACGTGGCGCGGGCACAGCTGCGCGCCATCTTCGGCGAGCTGTTGCGCCAGCTGCCGGACATTCAGGCCGGTGAGCCGGCCTACGTGCCCGGCAACTTCATCCACGCCATCCGCAGCATGCCGTGCACGTTCTGA
- a CDS encoding TetR/AcrR family transcriptional regulator — protein MPSVTRKPPARQERGREQRREELERRLLDATERLMRNGASFTELSVDRLSTEAGISRASFYIYFEDKGHLLRRLARQVFGDLAAGAERWWGVAGRQDPGDVRAAMAGIIETYRRHQPVLVALNEMAAYDPGTAQTYRDLLTAISDRLTRIVEDGQADGTIRPQLPAATTASALTWMVERACQQNLPGSPPEYDAELAATLAEIVWGALYLKNASAR, from the coding sequence ATGCCCTCGGTCACGCGAAAGCCGCCGGCCCGCCAGGAGCGGGGACGGGAGCAGCGGCGCGAGGAACTGGAGCGCCGGCTGCTGGATGCCACCGAGCGGTTGATGCGCAACGGCGCCAGCTTCACCGAGCTCAGCGTCGACCGGCTGTCGACCGAGGCGGGCATCTCACGGGCCAGCTTCTACATCTATTTCGAGGACAAGGGTCACCTGCTACGGCGGCTCGCCAGGCAGGTGTTCGGCGACCTGGCCGCCGGCGCCGAACGCTGGTGGGGGGTGGCCGGGCGGCAAGATCCGGGCGACGTCCGCGCCGCCATGGCCGGCATCATCGAGACCTATCGGCGGCATCAACCGGTGCTCGTGGCCCTCAACGAGATGGCCGCCTACGACCCCGGGACCGCGCAGACCTATCGCGACCTGCTGACCGCGATCTCGGATCGCTTGACCCGGATCGTCGAGGACGGCCAGGCCGACGGCACCATCCGCCCCCAACTGCCCGCCGCCACCACCGCCAGCGCGCTCACCTGGATGGTGGAGCGGGCCTGCCAGCAGAACCTGCCGGGGAGTCCGCCAGAGTACGACGCGGAACTCGCCGCCACTTTGGCCGAAATCGTCTGGGGGGCACTATATCTCAAGAATGCCTCAGCGCGATGA
- a CDS encoding MarR family winged helix-turn-helix transcriptional regulator — protein sequence MAPPAASQLDPLSLEQQVCFALSVTNRAVLAVYRPLLEPLGLTHPQYLVMLTLWDHQKSAAGQRKPLSVKHIATTLQMDPATLSPMLKRLEGLGLITRTRSMVDERSTDVRLTDGGTALRRRALKIPPAVVARLGVGLDELQHLHQVLTRINAAALAAGALQC from the coding sequence ATGGCTCCGCCGGCCGCATCGCAGCTCGACCCGCTCTCCCTCGAACAGCAGGTCTGTTTCGCGCTGAGCGTGACCAACCGCGCCGTCCTCGCGGTCTACCGGCCGCTACTGGAGCCGTTGGGGCTGACCCACCCCCAGTATCTGGTGATGTTGACGCTCTGGGACCACCAAAAGTCAGCAGCCGGGCAGCGGAAACCTCTGTCGGTCAAGCACATTGCCACCACATTGCAGATGGATCCGGCCACTCTGTCGCCAATGCTCAAGCGCCTGGAGGGGCTCGGCCTGATCACCCGTACGCGAAGCATGGTCGATGAGCGTTCCACCGACGTCAGACTCACCGACGGCGGCACCGCCCTGCGTCGGCGCGCGCTGAAGATTCCGCCCGCAGTGGTCGCGCGTCTGGGCGTCGGCCTGGACGAACTTCAGCACCTGCACCAGGTGCTCACCCGCATCAACGCGGCCGCCTTGGCAGCGGGCGCATTACAGTGCTGA
- a CDS encoding DUF5313 domain-containing protein, whose product MTSNKPNIWQYITYSYGRCLPASMRDWVAHDLAGDGAVRRHMIRWAIPPLFVLAPFWLLPASLYVHTEMTLPLYIWALLISLALNKVWRRHRLAQHGLDPNLVDVIKNKKQAKMHEDYARRFGPRPESAAWQDNSNPFI is encoded by the coding sequence ATGACGAGCAACAAACCCAACATCTGGCAGTACATCACCTATTCGTACGGTCGATGCCTGCCCGCCTCGATGCGCGACTGGGTCGCCCACGACCTGGCGGGCGACGGAGCCGTGCGCCGCCACATGATCCGTTGGGCCATACCACCGCTGTTCGTTCTCGCGCCGTTCTGGCTGCTTCCCGCTTCGCTCTACGTGCACACCGAGATGACGTTGCCGCTCTATATCTGGGCCCTACTGATCTCGCTCGCGTTGAACAAGGTCTGGCGCCGACACCGGCTGGCGCAGCACGGCCTCGATCCGAACCTGGTCGACGTGATCAAGAACAAGAAACAAGCGAAGATGCACGAGGACTACGCCCGGCGTTTCGGGCCGCGCCCCGAATCCGCCGCATGGCAGGACAACAGCAACCCGTTCATCTAG
- the proB gene encoding glutamate 5-kinase codes for MSAHREAIRTARSLVVKVGTNALTTPSGMFEAGRLAGLADAIEARMKAGTDVVIVSSGAIAAGMEPLGLSRRPKDLATKQAAASVGQVALVNSWSAAFARYGRTVGQVLLTAHDISMRAQHTNAQRTLDRLRALHAVAIVNENDTVATNEIRFGDNDRLSALVAHLVGAEALVLLSDIDGLYDADPRKTKGARFIPEVSGTADLDGVVAGPGSALGTGGMASKMSSALLAADAGVPVLLAAADDAATALTDASSGTVFAARPARMSARRFWVRYAAESAGSLTLDAGAVRAVVQQRRSLLAAGITAVAGRFYGGDVVELRGPDAAMVARGVVAYDAAELASMMGRSTSELPGELRRPAVHADDLVVVQAA; via the coding sequence GTGAGCGCACACCGTGAGGCCATCCGAACCGCGCGCAGCCTCGTCGTCAAGGTCGGCACGAACGCGCTGACCACGCCGTCCGGCATGTTTGAGGCCGGCCGGCTGGCCGGCCTGGCCGATGCGATCGAGGCGCGCATGAAGGCGGGCACCGACGTGGTGATCGTGTCCTCGGGGGCCATCGCCGCCGGCATGGAGCCGCTCGGATTGTCCCGTCGCCCCAAGGATCTGGCGACCAAGCAGGCGGCCGCCAGCGTCGGACAGGTGGCGCTGGTGAACTCGTGGAGCGCGGCGTTCGCCCGGTACGGCCGCACGGTCGGGCAGGTCCTGCTGACCGCCCACGACATCTCCATGCGGGCCCAGCACACCAACGCGCAACGCACGCTGGACCGGCTGCGCGCGCTGCACGCGGTGGCGATCGTCAACGAGAACGACACGGTGGCCACCAACGAGATCCGGTTCGGCGACAACGATCGGCTTTCCGCGCTGGTGGCCCACCTGGTGGGCGCCGAGGCGCTGGTGCTGCTCTCCGACATCGACGGGCTCTACGACGCCGATCCGCGAAAGACAAAGGGCGCCAGGTTCATTCCCGAGGTGTCCGGGACGGCGGACCTCGACGGGGTGGTCGCCGGGCCCGGCAGCGCGCTGGGCACCGGGGGCATGGCGTCGAAGATGTCGTCGGCGCTGCTGGCGGCCGACGCAGGGGTGCCGGTGCTGCTGGCCGCCGCCGACGACGCCGCGACGGCGCTCACCGACGCCTCGTCGGGCACGGTGTTCGCCGCGCGCCCCGCCCGCATGTCGGCGCGCCGGTTCTGGGTGCGCTACGCCGCCGAGTCGGCCGGCTCGCTCACCCTGGACGCCGGGGCGGTGCGTGCCGTCGTGCAGCAACGCCGTTCGCTGCTGGCCGCGGGCATCACCGCGGTGGCCGGCCGGTTCTACGGCGGCGACGTCGTCGAGTTGCGCGGGCCGGACGCGGCGATGGTGGCCCGTGGGGTGGTCGCCTATGACGCCGCCGAACTCGCCTCGATGATGGGCCGGTCGACCTCCGAGCTGCCCGGGGAGCTGCGCCGGCCCGCGGTGCACGCCGACGACCTGGTGGTCGTCCAAGCGGCCTAG